A genomic window from Nitrospirota bacterium includes:
- a CDS encoding sigma 54-interacting transcriptional regulator produces the protein MAGADTSWATGFLTSIVVDYLEERHPDAARALPYSAIFAGTELANRAGDARALLTDPNQWLPQEVLARLVLAAEDATGEADLAYLATRAHFERPHRRGPSIFEIIVTLFDDVRSVVLASSGWASAFTTNTALQALDHGDRPEATVLSLVSTRGRLTRLPALFIRGQCEGFPALFGRQTEAVFREEFTQLSLQHLLHDFDGYELTQQGERLRIVDRGGSLVASAEGITLGVERLPAGQHLPAQDGAIVTPAGSEYTVWSAAGAQPAPLAKAQAVRIVDGGELRRGRVRVPLQTGAVYGAPYSKARFRWTDRGATTIPAESRLRDASRLLFTHLHELKQTQRRLLRCERDNASLREENAQLKSELVDRHRFTDLIAVSPKMRALCANLERVVDGDSTVLLLGETGTGKEVVARALHYNGPRKTGRFVAVNCGALPEGLLESELFGHERGAFTGALQRRVGKFEAAHGGTLFLDEVGELSPALQVKLLRVLQERTICRVGGDEDIAINIRVMAATHRNLPEMVKVGSFRQDLYYRLNVMPITIPPLRERREDLPLLAQALLNKVRTRTGRFAERFSPDAVRVLMEHQWPGNVRELENVIERALILAGDQSVITASHLPAEWFGDRIEVGAAAGEPWAVIGKMDWSCFADFFDRGGSFDDLLHRIEWAITERAVREHQGNKSHAARTLKRSYRWLRKLEKESLDPGASQSDA, from the coding sequence ATGGCGGGCGCTGACACATCCTGGGCCACGGGATTTCTCACCAGCATCGTCGTCGACTACCTCGAAGAACGTCACCCTGACGCGGCGCGCGCACTGCCCTACTCGGCGATCTTCGCCGGCACCGAGCTCGCGAACCGAGCCGGAGACGCTCGGGCGCTCCTGACCGATCCGAATCAGTGGTTGCCCCAGGAGGTGCTCGCGCGGCTGGTCCTCGCTGCCGAGGACGCCACCGGGGAGGCCGACCTGGCCTACCTGGCGACGCGCGCGCACTTCGAGCGGCCCCATCGGCGCGGCCCTTCGATCTTCGAGATCATCGTCACGTTGTTCGACGACGTCCGCAGCGTGGTGTTGGCTTCGAGCGGATGGGCCAGCGCCTTCACCACCAATACCGCGCTCCAAGCGCTCGACCACGGCGACCGCCCGGAGGCCACGGTCTTGTCGTTGGTGTCAACGCGTGGACGCCTCACGCGCCTGCCGGCCCTATTCATCCGCGGCCAGTGCGAAGGATTTCCGGCGCTGTTCGGGCGCCAGACCGAGGCTGTGTTCCGCGAAGAGTTCACCCAGCTCTCGCTCCAGCACCTGCTCCACGATTTCGACGGCTACGAACTCACTCAGCAGGGCGAACGCTTGCGCATCGTCGACCGTGGGGGGTCGCTCGTGGCCAGCGCCGAAGGCATCACGCTGGGGGTCGAACGCCTGCCCGCCGGCCAACACCTGCCCGCGCAAGACGGGGCCATTGTCACGCCCGCGGGTTCCGAATACACCGTGTGGAGCGCCGCCGGAGCCCAGCCCGCGCCCCTCGCCAAGGCCCAGGCCGTGCGGATCGTGGACGGCGGCGAGTTGCGCCGCGGTCGCGTCAGGGTTCCGCTCCAGACCGGCGCGGTGTACGGCGCGCCGTACTCGAAGGCGCGTTTCCGCTGGACGGATCGCGGCGCCACGACAATCCCCGCGGAGTCGCGATTGCGCGACGCGTCGCGCCTGTTGTTCACCCACTTGCACGAGCTCAAACAGACCCAGCGGCGGCTGCTGCGCTGCGAGCGCGACAACGCGAGTCTGCGCGAGGAGAACGCGCAACTGAAATCCGAGCTGGTCGACCGGCACCGGTTCACCGACCTGATCGCGGTCAGTCCAAAGATGCGCGCGCTGTGCGCGAATCTGGAACGCGTGGTGGACGGCGACTCCACCGTCCTCTTGCTGGGCGAAACCGGGACCGGGAAGGAGGTCGTCGCCCGCGCGCTCCATTACAATGGGCCGCGCAAGACCGGCCGGTTCGTGGCCGTAAATTGCGGAGCCTTGCCCGAAGGGCTGTTGGAGAGCGAGCTGTTCGGGCACGAGCGCGGGGCCTTCACCGGCGCGTTGCAGCGCCGCGTGGGGAAGTTCGAGGCGGCCCACGGCGGCACGCTGTTTCTGGACGAAGTGGGCGAACTGTCGCCCGCCCTGCAGGTCAAGCTGCTGAGGGTGTTGCAGGAGCGGACCATCTGCCGCGTGGGCGGCGACGAAGACATTGCCATCAACATCCGCGTGATGGCCGCTACGCATCGCAACCTGCCCGAAATGGTAAAGGTCGGGAGCTTCCGGCAGGACCTGTATTACCGACTCAATGTGATGCCGATCACGATCCCTCCCCTACGCGAGCGCCGCGAAGACCTCCCGCTCCTGGCCCAGGCCCTGCTCAACAAGGTGCGCACGCGGACCGGCCGCTTCGCGGAGCGCTTCTCCCCGGATGCGGTGCGCGTGCTGATGGAACACCAGTGGCCGGGCAACGTCAGAGAACTGGAAAACGTGATCGAACGCGCCTTGATCCTGGCTGGGGATCAATCCGTCATCACGGCATCTCATCTCCCCGCCGAATGGTTCGGCGACCGAATAGAGGTCGGCGCCGCCGCGGGAGAGCCGTGGGCCGTGATCGGGAAGATGGACTGGTCCTGCTTTGCCGATTTTTTTGATCGCGGCGGATCATTTGACGACCTACTCCACCGCATCGAGTGGGCCATCACCGAACGCGCGGTGCGCGAGCACCAAGGCAACAAGAGCCACGCCGCGCGCACCCTGAAGCGCAGTTACCGTTGGCTGCGCAAACTCGAAAAAGAATCCCTCGACCCCGGCGCCAGCCAAAGCGACGCATAA
- a CDS encoding carbonic anhydrase: MGHRGRIALSISLFLNGLFLGVFLMGFKGPNVLTSFNSDVDRPTVAKSAFVHEIGSVIGAVTIGERVYVAPTASVRGDEGQPIYIGNESNVQDSVVVHGLETQEGKEVIAKNLEDVGGKKYSVHIGDRVSMAHQSQVHGPAKVGNDVFIGMQALVFKAEVGNGTVIEPGAKVIGVKIGEKRIVPAGTVLTKQADADALAAITDDYPFKDLNKAVVHVNTQFADGYNGKKPAAH; encoded by the coding sequence ATGGGTCACCGCGGTCGCATCGCTCTCTCGATCAGTCTGTTCCTCAACGGCCTGTTCCTCGGCGTATTCTTGATGGGGTTCAAGGGTCCCAATGTCTTGACGTCGTTCAACTCCGACGTCGACCGGCCCACCGTGGCCAAGTCGGCCTTCGTGCACGAGATCGGCTCCGTCATCGGCGCGGTCACCATCGGTGAGCGCGTGTACGTCGCGCCCACTGCGTCGGTCCGCGGGGATGAAGGGCAGCCCATTTATATCGGGAACGAAAGCAACGTGCAGGACAGCGTGGTGGTTCACGGCCTGGAGACGCAAGAAGGCAAGGAGGTCATCGCCAAGAACCTGGAGGACGTCGGCGGCAAGAAGTACTCGGTCCATATCGGTGATCGCGTGTCCATGGCTCACCAATCGCAGGTCCACGGCCCGGCAAAGGTCGGCAACGACGTCTTCATCGGGATGCAGGCCTTGGTCTTTAAGGCCGAGGTGGGAAACGGCACGGTGATCGAGCCCGGCGCCAAGGTCATTGGGGTCAAGATCGGTGAAAAGCGCATCGTCCCCGCCGGAACGGTTCTGACCAAACAGGCCGACGCCGACGCCCTCGCCGCGATCACGGACGATTATCCCTTCAAAGACTTGAACAAAGCCGTGGTTCACGTCAACACGCAGTTCGCCGACGGGTACAACGGGAAGAAACCGGCGGCACACTAA
- a CDS encoding ParB/RepB/Spo0J family partition protein, translating into MPSKAPRKSTARRRKRPAGASSGLTAQELAGDNAPKEATNLTSAIAGDGGHVLATYREPFNGRWVVFAALPIEQVEPTPYQRNISETHVRRLEAVISKLGRFLDPIIAVRADQATEGATRYWTPNGNHRLTAMRTLGAKTITAIVIPEHAAAYQILALNTEKAHNLREKALEVVRMYEELVRLGDATEESYALEFEEPSFVTLGLCYQERPRFSGGAYHPMLKRADQFLKKPLRDAFEIRRSRATQLLALDDQVNQHVETLKARGLTSPYLKAAVVARINPLRFRPKDAPPLSYDEAMDRITKAAAKFNPAKLTSEDLARTGGAPEDSG; encoded by the coding sequence AAGAGACCCGCGGGCGCGTCGTCGGGCCTCACCGCCCAGGAGCTGGCGGGAGACAACGCCCCGAAAGAAGCTACTAATCTGACCTCCGCCATTGCTGGCGACGGCGGCCACGTCCTGGCCACCTACCGCGAACCGTTCAACGGCCGCTGGGTGGTGTTTGCCGCGCTGCCTATCGAACAAGTCGAGCCCACGCCCTACCAGCGCAACATCTCCGAAACGCACGTGCGCCGGCTCGAAGCCGTGATCAGCAAGCTGGGGCGCTTTTTGGACCCCATCATCGCGGTCCGCGCCGATCAGGCCACCGAGGGCGCGACACGATACTGGACGCCCAACGGCAACCACCGGCTCACCGCCATGCGCACGCTGGGCGCCAAAACCATCACCGCGATCGTGATTCCCGAACACGCCGCGGCCTACCAAATCCTGGCGCTCAACACCGAAAAAGCGCACAACCTCCGAGAGAAAGCCCTGGAGGTGGTTCGCATGTACGAGGAGTTGGTACGGTTGGGTGACGCGACCGAAGAGTCCTACGCCCTCGAATTCGAGGAGCCGTCGTTCGTTACGTTGGGACTGTGTTACCAAGAACGCCCGCGTTTCTCAGGCGGCGCGTATCATCCCATGCTCAAACGCGCCGACCAGTTCCTGAAAAAACCCCTCCGCGACGCGTTCGAGATCCGCCGCTCACGCGCCACCCAACTGCTGGCGCTGGACGATCAGGTGAACCAACACGTCGAAACCCTGAAAGCCCGAGGCCTCACCAGCCCCTATCTGAAGGCTGCTGTGGTCGCCCGCATCAATCCGCTCCGCTTCCGCCCCAAAGATGCCCCGCCCTTGAGTTACGACGAAGCCATGGACCGAATTACCAAAGCCGCAGCCAAATTCAACCCCGCGAAATTGACGTCGGAAGACCTGGCCAGAACCGGGGGAGCGCCGGAGGACAGTGGCTAG
- a CDS encoding aminotransferase class III-fold pyridoxal phosphate-dependent enzyme: MSSTPSSRPGPEARAWVERDAKVVSPSYTRTYPLVVKLASGLHVEDVDGHVYLDFTSGLGTSLLGHCHPDVVRAITDQANSLIHMSGTDFYYPSQIRLAEELARRCPGDEPKQVFFSNSGAEAIEAAIKLARYFTKRQHLIAFYGAFHGRTLGALSLSASKTVHRRGFGPLVPGVFHAPYGDVDFIERELFGHVVSPDEVAAVVVEPIQGEGGYVIPPEGFLRRLRDLCIRQGIVLILDEIQCGMGRTGKFLACEHDGIVPDIVAMSKGIAAGMPLGATIAPTRLMTWPPGAHANTFGGHPISCETALVALRHLFDGGLIQRAAQAGERLINALKRSADRSPLIGEIRGKGLMVGVEIVKDRGSRSPAPEARNRIIQRCFEKGLLLVGAGKHVVRFIPALVVADQQIDQAIALFTEAVVEIDRELPHAA, encoded by the coding sequence ATGTCGTCCACGCCTTCATCGCGCCCCGGACCCGAAGCCCGCGCGTGGGTCGAGCGAGACGCCAAGGTCGTCTCGCCCTCCTACACCAGGACGTACCCGCTGGTGGTCAAACTCGCATCCGGACTGCACGTCGAAGACGTGGACGGCCACGTCTATTTGGACTTCACCTCCGGGCTCGGCACCTCGCTGCTCGGTCACTGTCACCCCGACGTGGTGCGGGCGATCACGGACCAAGCCAATAGCTTGATTCACATGTCCGGGACCGACTTCTATTACCCGTCGCAGATCCGCCTGGCCGAGGAACTTGCCAGGCGCTGCCCGGGCGATGAGCCCAAGCAGGTCTTTTTCTCCAACTCCGGCGCCGAGGCGATTGAAGCCGCGATCAAACTGGCGCGGTACTTCACCAAGCGCCAACACCTCATCGCCTTCTACGGCGCCTTCCACGGCCGGACCCTGGGCGCGCTGTCGCTGTCGGCCAGCAAGACCGTGCACCGCCGCGGATTCGGTCCTTTGGTGCCCGGGGTGTTCCACGCGCCCTACGGAGACGTCGATTTCATCGAGCGCGAACTGTTTGGCCACGTGGTGTCCCCCGACGAGGTCGCGGCCGTAGTGGTGGAGCCGATCCAAGGCGAAGGCGGCTACGTGATCCCGCCCGAAGGGTTTCTGCGACGGCTCCGGGACCTCTGCATCCGGCAAGGGATCGTGTTGATCCTGGATGAGATTCAGTGCGGCATGGGCCGCACCGGCAAGTTCCTCGCCTGCGAACACGACGGCATTGTCCCGGACATCGTGGCGATGTCAAAAGGCATCGCCGCGGGGATGCCGTTGGGAGCCACCATCGCGCCGACCAGATTGATGACCTGGCCGCCTGGCGCGCACGCCAATACGTTCGGAGGACACCCGATCTCGTGCGAGACCGCGCTGGTGGCGCTCCGCCACCTCTTCGACGGCGGCCTCATCCAGCGCGCGGCCCAAGCTGGCGAGCGGCTGATCAACGCGCTCAAACGGAGCGCAGACCGTTCGCCGTTGATCGGCGAGATCCGCGGCAAAGGCCTCATGGTCGGCGTGGAGATCGTGAAAGATCGCGGGAGCCGATCCCCGGCTCCCGAGGCGCGCAACCGGATCATCCAGCGTTGCTTCGAAAAAGGCCTGCTGCTGGTCGGCGCCGGGAAACACGTGGTGCGCTTCATCCCCGCCCTGGTCGTCGCTGACCAGCAGATCGATCAAGCCATCGCGCTGTTCACCGAAGCCGTGGTCGAGATCGACCGCGAGTTGCCGCACGCGGCGTAA
- a CDS encoding HEAT repeat domain-containing protein: MALLIVNALMLADTSGLASDGKATPRAADAQVAPSKVPGWLDQLTAKDAAQRAKAAIALGGAKDRSAVAPLLKALDDPDPTVRFRVAEALGKIGDPQAVDPLITRLSDDAFKVRYGAAWSLGRLRDPRAVKPLVKLLKDRQPVVRQTVATSLGEIGDRGAVDGLGRAVKDRDPKVRQAVMRALTEIGDPAAVDAFLKGLKDSDADVRRVAARGLGTIKDPKAVAPLLRVLEKDSDVRVRQSSALALGALGDPKAIDPLVRAMKHTDAQVREGAASALGLLKAEKAVPVLEAAVKDPDKRVQWQAAMALQRIRGPAGADSAAPAN; the protein is encoded by the coding sequence GTGGCACTACTGATTGTCAACGCGTTGATGCTGGCAGACACCTCTGGACTCGCGTCGGATGGGAAGGCGACGCCCCGGGCTGCTGATGCCCAGGTTGCCCCGTCGAAGGTACCCGGTTGGCTCGACCAGTTGACCGCAAAGGACGCTGCCCAACGCGCCAAAGCAGCGATTGCACTTGGCGGCGCAAAGGACCGCTCGGCCGTTGCCCCGCTGCTGAAGGCCTTGGATGACCCTGATCCCACGGTCCGCTTCCGGGTGGCCGAGGCGCTGGGGAAGATCGGTGATCCTCAGGCAGTCGACCCGCTCATCACGCGTCTCTCCGACGACGCGTTCAAGGTCCGATACGGTGCGGCATGGTCATTGGGCCGACTCAGAGATCCGCGTGCCGTCAAGCCGCTCGTCAAACTGCTGAAAGACCGGCAGCCCGTGGTGCGGCAAACCGTGGCCACGTCCCTGGGCGAGATCGGGGACCGCGGGGCGGTCGACGGATTGGGCCGTGCCGTCAAAGATCGCGATCCCAAGGTGCGTCAAGCAGTCATGAGGGCCCTCACGGAGATCGGTGATCCAGCGGCAGTGGACGCATTTCTCAAAGGACTGAAGGATTCTGACGCGGATGTCCGGCGGGTAGCGGCCAGGGGATTGGGGACGATCAAGGATCCCAAGGCAGTGGCCCCGCTGCTGAGAGTCTTGGAGAAGGATTCGGATGTCAGGGTTCGGCAGTCTTCGGCGCTTGCTCTCGGCGCTCTAGGGGACCCCAAGGCGATTGATCCGTTGGTGCGAGCCATGAAACATACCGACGCGCAGGTGAGGGAGGGGGCGGCATCAGCTCTCGGTCTATTGAAGGCCGAGAAGGCCGTTCCAGTTCTAGAAGCGGCGGTGAAGGATCCGGACAAGCGGGTGCAATGGCAAGCGGCCATGGCTCTGCAACGAATTCGGGGCCCGGCGGGAGCTGATTCCGCGGCCCCTGCGAATTGA
- a CDS encoding DJ-1 family glyoxalase III has protein sequence MKRVLVPLAPGFEEIEAVTIIDILRRADIHVTVAGTVAGPVTGSRGVAIVPDARLDSAAEVEYDMVVLPGGGPGTENLRRDPRIARLVKAQSDRGGYVAAICAAPTVLSDAGLLVGRRVTSYPSYQSQFAAADYQTDRVVVDGRLITSRSPGTALEFALTLVEHLAGESVSKRIADDVLAAGTAHGGR, from the coding sequence ATGAAACGCGTCCTCGTTCCCCTCGCTCCCGGCTTCGAAGAAATCGAAGCCGTGACCATCATCGACATCCTGCGCCGCGCCGATATCCACGTCACGGTGGCGGGCACCGTGGCCGGGCCGGTGACCGGGAGTCGTGGCGTGGCCATCGTGCCCGACGCCAGGCTCGACAGCGCCGCGGAGGTGGAGTACGACATGGTCGTCCTCCCCGGCGGTGGGCCCGGCACCGAGAACCTTCGCCGCGACCCGCGGATCGCCCGGCTCGTCAAAGCGCAATCCGACCGCGGAGGATACGTGGCTGCGATCTGCGCCGCGCCGACCGTGTTGAGCGACGCGGGCCTGCTCGTCGGCCGACGGGTCACCAGTTATCCGTCGTATCAGTCCCAGTTTGCCGCGGCCGATTACCAGACCGACCGCGTGGTGGTCGATGGGCGCCTGATCACCAGTCGTTCACCAGGCACCGCGTTGGAGTTCGCGTTGACCCTGGTGGAGCACCTGGCGGGCGAATCGGTCAGCAAGCGCATCGCCGACGACGTGTTGGCAGCGGGGACGGCACATGGCGGGCGCTGA
- a CDS encoding DUF5615 family PIN-like protein, translating to MKLLFDQNLSPWFVDALRNLYPGSVHVRDVGLRDADDDAIWQYATRHGLTIASKDADFHQRSFLFGHPPKVIWIRRGNCSTADILSILRARHTEVEAFGLDAEGAFLALE from the coding sequence GTGAAACTGCTCTTCGACCAAAATCTTTCTCCGTGGTTTGTGGATGCGCTGCGGAACCTCTACCCAGGATCCGTGCACGTCCGTGACGTCGGTCTGAGGGACGCCGATGACGACGCGATTTGGCAGTACGCGACTCGACACGGTCTGACCATTGCCTCTAAGGACGCCGATTTTCACCAACGAAGTTTCCTGTTCGGCCACCCGCCGAAGGTCATCTGGATCAGGCGAGGGAACTGTTCGACGGCTGACATCCTGAGCATCCTCCGTGCGCGGCATACAGAAGTTGAGGCTTTTGGGCTGGACGCGGAGGGGGCCTTTCTTGCCTTGGAATAA
- a CDS encoding HAD family phosphatase — protein MKLPQGLRAVIFDFDGVIVDSEPLHFRLFQRLLGEEGVPLTREDYDAIYLGMDDRECFSEALSRNGKTSALPKVPEMIDRKSRMLMAEIAEKPPVLPGAVDLVRALAKSVPLVICSGALRREIQAMLEHAGILPCFSGIVSAEDVSHGKPHPEGFTKALALLNRTRNPTPPIAPSACLVIEDSLAGIAGAKAAGMRCLAVGNSYPAAALKQAGADRVVATLRDDPLGEVTLLFA, from the coding sequence GTGAAACTTCCCCAGGGATTACGAGCCGTCATCTTCGACTTTGACGGCGTCATCGTGGACAGCGAGCCGTTGCACTTCCGCCTGTTTCAGCGGCTGCTGGGCGAGGAGGGCGTGCCGCTGACGCGCGAAGACTACGACGCGATCTATCTGGGCATGGACGACCGCGAATGTTTTTCCGAGGCGCTCTCTCGGAACGGGAAGACCTCGGCCCTGCCCAAAGTTCCCGAGATGATCGACCGCAAATCCCGAATGTTGATGGCCGAGATCGCGGAAAAGCCGCCCGTGTTGCCCGGAGCCGTTGATCTGGTCCGCGCACTCGCGAAAAGTGTCCCTCTCGTCATCTGCTCGGGCGCCCTGCGCCGGGAAATCCAGGCCATGCTCGAGCACGCGGGCATTCTTCCGTGTTTTTCCGGCATCGTGAGCGCCGAGGACGTGAGCCACGGGAAACCGCACCCGGAAGGCTTCACCAAGGCCCTCGCGTTGCTCAACCGAACACGGAACCCGACCCCGCCGATCGCGCCGAGCGCCTGCCTGGTGATCGAAGACTCGCTCGCTGGCATCGCAGGAGCCAAGGCGGCCGGGATGCGCTGCCTGGCAGTGGGGAATTCCTATCCGGCGGCGGCACTGAAACAGGCCGGTGCAGACCGTGTCGTGGCCACGCTAAGGGACGACCCTCTGGGCGAAGTCACCTTGTTATTCGCGTAA
- a CDS encoding DUF433 domain-containing protein, whose amino-acid sequence MSYHDIITIEPGKRGGKPCIRGLRITVYDVLDYLASGMSEAEILKDFPDLTREDIRACLAFAADRERKLVSIPAR is encoded by the coding sequence ATGAGCTATCACGATATCATCACCATTGAGCCAGGGAAACGCGGCGGCAAACCGTGTATTCGTGGACTGCGCATCACGGTGTACGATGTGCTCGACTATTTGGCCTCCGGCATGTCGGAGGCCGAGATTTTGAAAGACTTCCCGGATTTGACGCGCGAAGACATTCGCGCCTGCCTCGCGTTCGCTGCGGATCGAGAGCGTAAGCTGGTCTCGATCCCCGCGCGGTGA